Below is a genomic region from Miscanthus floridulus cultivar M001 chromosome 1, ASM1932011v1, whole genome shotgun sequence.
CCTTAGTCATTCGGATCTTGTGTGCTGTTTGAGTTGTTGTGGACTGATTCTCCCTTTGGGAGAAAGCGCATCCccatttatagatgaaggggatggccttataagagagagagagagagagtgtgtgtacgtatgctaagtcttgttgcccacgccatcgggtacaagatgattgtagacgtccataacactgttaatgtcagatgcatgtgggaggttgcgtcgtcttcttttggtatggcagatgtcggtgcctgctacactgttgatgcccagaggcatgtaagGGGTTTTACCCTATtcatctggtatgggagttggcgggcgcccacaacactgtagggcaaatatcAACGCCcgtaacactgcttgggttctgacatgcctggaaggtagcagggcactcttctgacatgtcatgttggtactatcctgcaggtgtacatggtacgatccttggtattacggttgacttgagtgtcctgtttTACCTGCTCCGCCCGTTACCTGgttcttaccgagcgggcgtctccggtcgatcggtcccagtcggctccgactgcgccagtcggagaagagatgTAAGCAGATGTTCGgtgtatccccggtcggagacacaggTTGAAGTCAGAAGCGTTGTTTGGCCAGGTCTTCCagttggagaggcgggctagagtcggaaacgagaccttctggtcagagaggcgggccagagtcggaagcgggcgtcgttccttcttggccaggccttccggtcgaagattgGATCATCATTTTGGCCTGTCTTTAGGTTTTTTCGGCCGGGCCAGGAGTTACGCGTTGTTTGCAACGTCATCTGCTGGGCTGAACCTTTGTTAAAAAGCCGGTCCATGAAggacccgggtttatgaacccgacaccaccAAAACCACACCGTCGAGGTGCCCGGTCGCCATGTTTACATGTCGCCCGCATTCGTGCCCAGCTGTCGTGCCACCTGCAATAACATCGATGCACCTAGGCCACCATGTCTGCACAGCGTCCACAGTGGCATTTGCATGTGCGTCGCACCACCCACGATCGAGCCTACCGCCCTAGCTTCGCACAGCAATGTATACGAGATAGGTTGTGACATCGCCGACCTCGTGGATGGAGGTGGGCTGTGGCTGCGCCAGATGAACATCGTAGGCCGTCGATCACCGCGCCGACACTACCAACCGCGTAGAGTCCATCCCTGGACTGACACCTCTAGCCACACCGCGGCGGGGCGCAGCCACACCGCTACCTCCTGTAGATAGCAAGCCCACGCCACCGCTGCCGCCCCCAGGCTGCACCGGCAAGATCTAAGGATTTTCGAGAACGCAATAGACAAATCTAATGATGACAGCCTTGGATCCGGCCAAGTATGACAGAGCCAATCCATCGGCCTACCTCCACGAAGCCTTCGATTCGCTAAAGAAAACACTATCACCTGCCTTGTAGGCCTTGTCGCCTTCCCAGCAGCCTCGCCGGCCTCCCACAAAAGCGACGATAAAGAGCGCTCCTTGAGGAAGGCTTGCTGTGCCACAGAATGGAGCCGCCTGAGTTGCCCAGGCGGACGACGTGGCGGTAGCAGAGTTCGTTGAGTTTTTTGCTCTCTTTGCTTTGATATCTATTTATCGTggcattagtttttttttaacatAGACATTTacctatttctatttataaatttgaaataataacaatattttATTTTTGGGTTAATTTGGTGACCACCCAGCCACCGGATTGAAACAggggttttgtttttctttttattaACATAATTTGTTTTCTTTATAAAAAGGTTAGGTCAATGTTCATCCCTATAAAAAAAGAGTTAATGCGTTTTTTTGTTGTAAGCCGCAACACGGCACGCCACAACCGATGGAAGCAACGGAAACTAAAGGTGTTGTTTGGTTTGTTACAAACTTATGGTAGCCACATGTAGTTTATTTTTCTGCCGAACCTTAGGTGCATGATTTCTCCGCCATGAGGTGCGGCACCGCCACAGCATGGCATGGTTGCCAACGGCTGGGAACCAAATATCGACCATCTGCCAGCACGTCTAGATAACAGGACCGGGTGGGGAGAACATTAAGGGCAGTCCGCCACGAGACGTGCCGGCCAATTCCAGGCACACGCTTAACTTGTCGCACGAAAGCACTATGAGCAGCAAACCAGAATTGCTTGAGCATGTGGTTGGCctcaaaacaaaaaaagtcaGCATGTTGCGCACTTGAAAATTTTAACAGGCCGGTGTGTATCATGATCGACACCAAGACGTTTCGCAACTACGCCCGGCTTGACGTATAGTACAGGCTTAGCTCGCCGCACGCCGACGCGAACCAGGCGGTGGTCGTCGatgcagatttttttttaattttaacactttttgaaactaattttaaatctaacacggtcggtttttttaactaacacttttggccgcgcctattgtcctgacgtggccaaatgcctatgccgcgccatgcatggtggcgcggcagcgagttgacgtggcggcgacccgagcaccgaggagcgaggagcgaggagtccccgacataggcggcgatgtccgagcatcgaggagcgaggagtccctggcgtcgctggcgatgacagagcaccgaggagcgaggagtccccgacgtcgctggcgatgatcgagcaccgaggagcgaggagtccccggcgtcgttggcgatgaccgagcaccgaggagcgaggagtcctcggcgtaggcggtgatgttcgagcaccgaggagcgaggagtccctggcgtcgctggcgatgaccgagcagcgaggagtccccagcgtcgacggcgatgaccgagcaccgaggagcgaggagtccccggcgtcgctggcgatgaccgagcatcgaggagcgaggagtcctcggcgtcgctgacgatgaccgagcatcgaggagcgaggagtctccggcgtcgctggcgatgtccgagcaccgaggagctaggattccccggcgtcgctggcgatgaccgagcaccgaggagcgaggagtctccggcgtcgctggcgatgtctgagcaccgaggagcgaggagtccccagcgtaggtggcgaggtccgagcaccgaggagtgaggagtccccagcgtaggcggcgaggtccgagcaccgaggagtccccggtgtaggcggcgatgtccgagcaccgaggagtccttggcataggcggcgatgtccgagcaccgaggagtccttggcgtaggcgacgaggtccgagcaccgaggagtgcccagcgtaggcggcgaggtctgagcaccgacgtagctgatgacgttcgtgcggtgaagtgtgcccacttagtcctcgagcacgaagaatccgagggccgaggagtaaccggcgtcgctggcgatgaagcacgagcgacgaacagtctggtcgactggtcggcgacgaagtgaacattgagtagaaacgaccggcgaacagtccgatcaactggtcggcgacggagtccatgaaccaagcgggccaaccagttgatcggtgaaaaagtccgagcaccagatggtccgatcacctggacgatgatcctgcaatacaaacatgtagaacgggtagtacatgatgtacaaataaataaactctgaagaaaaatcagcaatggtgatgaaacgacgtatgcagttcggcgatcaattggagtaaaaatatatttatgtttaatataaaccgcccgaacagttagtgtgtagccgagtctccagccctagctagcccatagtccataacgtcgagcgcggagcccgtgcacatgtaggaggaacaagcgtgaccaaggagccgctgccgaccacccataacgcagagcgcggagcccgtagcacgtgtagggaggagccagagacagagtCGTCTCTGGagacgtccgagcatcaacgggactgttcgagggtttgaaaaattgtttggagagcaaatatggagaaaacagttcggagaaacattatggcgatatacggagattggagaatatttaaaataatattaaagcgtgacttagctttagacggagcgtctggtcgacgacgtatggtgttatctggtcggcgttgacggcgagcacctggcgggcggtgagttgtcggtgaagatgacATCGGAGGTGGTtacgagatcggatctgctgtcgcaggggctggggtagcagcgatgaatcatcgtcgtggaccggcatggatctccacgagattgacgacgagaatacgttgttgatttgaggtccatctggctcacaatggatcaagcacacacctctacctgacgcgccaactgtggacagaatatgctcggcagtccaccgaggggtatcccgcgatggtagatttgtcggtgggggtgcgcgtaatcaggaaccagatggtgacataaggcgcagagacagcgatttagacaggtttagaccgtctgatcgacgtaatatccTACGTCCTATgtttttggtgtattgtattgaatacatgatgtcgagtagagtacccatgcctctccttatatattctggaggggcagggttacaagtaaagtatcatatttgatactatacaatgtcttgcggtgcacgtcgagcagcgccgtgcacgccttgatcttatgggccgggccacctccgatggtgtggcccatgtcttgggggccatacccccacataaactcaataactgtactaaataaactacctaactttactacctatactagcttactatattacctatactaactaaactaactaattttactaactatactaactatactttaataattttactaattttattaactatactaactatattaagggagtacctcgctgcagcaCGCTAGACCAGGCCCGAAGGCTCGGGCGCAGGCCTCGGTGGGCAGCCGCCGTTcgtggccggagggggtggcgcgccggcgtgcAGGCGCGGCGGCCGTGCTGTGCTCGACGGCGGactggctggcgcgggcggatGCGGCTGGTTGGTTGGCTGGCTGGCGTGGGCGGACGCATCCAcggcggccggcgtgctcggcggcgggctggcgCAGCCGGATGCGGGTGCGGCGGCCTTGTTGCGCTGCTCAGGTAACGGCGGCTGCTCGGCCACTGGCGGACGCGGGACGCGGCgagggttttattcggctctgccgcaccacggatcagggcgtggcagtgccgcgccaagatcggtggcgcggcagagccctgccacgtcaccgatctACGACTCCGATCGCCGCCACATCAACCCGCTGTCTGCCACCATACATAGCGCGGCATAGACATTTAGCCACGTCAGAGCAATAGGCGCgacaaaaaatgttagttttttttaaaaaaacgaacatgatttaaaattaattttcaaaaagtattaaaataaaaaaaattctcaaTGCACTGCTCAGTGCGCCGCGTGCCGTCTTGAACCGGGCGCCGCCGACGCACCCATCGTAAGGTTCGTTCCTCAACTCGTTCTAGACCCGCTGGCACGTGCATGATTGCGTGAGATGATTCCAGCTACAGCTAGCTAGTACGCCTACTAACCTACGTTATTATGTCCTATCTCCGTCCTaaaatatctgtcgttttcgcttctcgagaaacaattttgataaaatatatattacaaaaatattaatatttatgatacataatttatatcattgaaaagatctttgaatctagtttttaataaatttatttggagatacaaatattatacgtattttctacaaatcgagtcaaacttgtggcatgGAAACCAGAAACAACAGATaatatgggacggagggagtattcgcCTATTCTTCGACTCCATCCAGTGATGGGTCCCGTTGCTAAtgttgaaaaaacaaaccgaaatatCATtggggctgatttgttgtgaaagaaaaatattgtaaaaaatacggattataagagaagcgaacaaggttgtgagagaaaaatattgtaaaaaatacggattataagagaagcgaacagggccaatagGCTATCTTCAGTGGGAGATCCATTGCGAAACCTAAAATAAGTCTTCAACACAATACCTATAGCCTCCAATATAGTACTTATATGAAAAACCTATTTTAGGTCCCGAGAGAGGTATAACCTAAatttgagtatcctctctcctggagatCCATTTGTTGAAAGAGTTGTCTTTTGGGTCTTATTATTGGAGAAGACTAAAAATAGTTATTAAACTTTTTGCCTGTAACGTTATCTAAAAGACGAATATATCTTATATTTTTGGTCCTGGAGACAGTCTTACAAAAATTAAACTGGCATGTCGGGAGGAGCTTGGGGAACAACCTGTCAGATCAGTGCTAAGGACTCTATGCGACATGGATCTGCAACTGTGTACAATTAAGGAATTCAAGTTTGCTCAAATCTGGCTTTCATTCAGTACGCCCATGtttactagggccttgtttagattgaaagttttttcaacctgataaatagtatcactttcgttttatttagcaaatattatccaatcgtggatcaactaggctcaaaagattcatctcgtgatttccaactaaactgtgtaattaattattttttttacctacatttaatactctatgcaagcagctaaaaattgatgtgatggaaagagagtgaaaaaacttggaatttggaggtgatctaaacaaggcctagtttCTCTGTACATCCCACTCTTCCTGTAATCCTACTCtacgattttttttcttttccgaaAAGTACTCTATCAACGAATTAGAAATTGGGCACCAACAGGAATCAGAGCGCGAGCTTGAGGTGGTCAGGGCAGGCGTCGCTGGCGTCCGGTCGCCGATACGGCTCCGCGCGCGCGGCGACCCGGACCTTGCGCTTCTCCATGAACCGCTGCAGCGACGCCGTCCTCGCGACTGGCAGCAGGTCGTCGGCGGCCGCAGAGGCGGAGACCTGCCCGCCGCCGCGCTTGGCACCGGCGGTCGCCTCTGTTGCTGCACCTTCTTGCGCTGCTGCTGCGCCGCCGGCAGCGAGGAGAAGCAGGCCCGCCGCCTTGTCCACCGGGACGTCGTCGAGCACCAGCACGCGCCCTCCGTACACGATGGTCATCAtctgcgccggcgccggcgccgcttgAGCCAGGTGGTCCAGGCCGTCGTCGGGGCTGCAGGCGTCGGAGACGTCGGCGCCCGGCATCAGCAGGAGGGGGCGCACTGGCACGGCTGCCGGCCTCGCGTGCGCGTGCTTCCTCTCGGCTTCGGCCGCCTTCACGTACTGGCTGAGCGCCCCGCACGCCGCCGCGAACCGGCTTGTCGCCGCAGCGGCGCCGCCCGTGCCTACTGGAGTTAAAGCTGCTGCCGCCATCACCGGTGATGAGCTGCTGCCTGCCGCTGCCTTGG
It encodes:
- the LOC136489658 gene encoding protein TIFY 11e-like, which gives rise to MAAAALTPVGTGGAAAATSRFAAACGALSQYVKAAEAERKHAHARPAAVPVRPLLLMPGADVSDACSPDDGLDHLAQAAPAPAQMMTIVYGGRVLVLDDVPVDKAAGLLLLAAGGAAAAQEGAATEATAGAKRGGGQVSASAAADDLLPVARTASLQRFMEKRKVRVAARAEPYRRPDASDACPDHLKLAL